Proteins from one Rosa chinensis cultivar Old Blush chromosome 7, RchiOBHm-V2, whole genome shotgun sequence genomic window:
- the LOC112178372 gene encoding uncharacterized protein LOC112178372, translating into MGGDQSEGQGSKANEVQKVEVSVKSSEGTIKVPREDDIEAYAKWEDDDGYELNIFHRRYRMQPWVFDRMMRDVANYDPYFVQTRDACGRLSLSTEQKLTCAMRMLAYGIIADFCDDYLDIAKTTAIEIFEHFTKAIWNVYHETYLRRPTPADLRRLLDKAAEQGFPRMVGSLDCMHWQWKNCLTGWAG; encoded by the exons ATGGGTGGTGATCAAAGTGAAGGTCAGGGTTCTAAGGCCAATGAGGTTCAGAAAGTTGAGGTCTCTGttaagagctcagaag GAACAATCAAGGTTCCTCGTGAAGATGACATAGAGGCCTATGccaagtgggaagatgatgatgg GTATGAACTAAACATATTTCATAGGCGATATAGAATGCAACCTTGGGTTTTTGACAGGATGATGCGCGACGTGGCCAACTATGACccatattttgttcaaacaagAGATGCTTGTGGGAGACTCAGCTTATCCACTGAACAAAAGCTAACATGCGCCATGAGAATGCTCGCGTATGGCATCATAGCTGATTTTTGCGATGATTACCTAGATATTGCGAAGACCACTGCCATTGAGATTTTTGAGCACTTCACAAAAGCAATCTGGAATGTGTACCATGAGACTTACCTTCGCCGACCAACACCGGCAGATTTGCGACGGCTGCTTGATAAAGCTGCAGAACAGGGATTCCCGAGGATGGTCGGTAGCCTTGATTGTATGCATTGGCAATGGAAAAATTGTCTCACCGGATGGGCAGGGTAG
- the LOC112179384 gene encoding zinc-finger homeodomain protein 2, with product MEFNNQHEEQDEEMEMSPTAPTPPRYDASMPKMGPSSGGGGGGGEATARKRGPSISTVSTIRYRECQKNHAVNIGGHALDGCCEFLAAGEEGTLDALKCAACNCHRNFHRKEPAEGGGGAILPHQHTQQPFSAYYRHPYPPTPSGYLHLTPAQPHRPLALPAAGSGGSHSREEGDDVSNPSSSGGGGSGVGLLKKRFRTKFTAEQKEKMVEFAEKVGWRIQKHDEAAVEEFCADSGVKRQVLKVWMHNNKHTIGKKP from the coding sequence ATGGAATTCAACAACCAGCACGAGGAACAAGATGAGGAAATGGAGATGAGCCCGACGGCGCCAACACCACCCCGTTACGACGCTTCCATGCCCAAAATGGGGCCCTCTAGCGGcggtggaggaggtggaggagagGCCACAGCCAGAAAAAGGGGTCCCTCCATCTCGACCGTCTCCACTATCAGGTACAGAGAATGCCAGAAGAACCACGCCGTTAACATCGGAGGCCATGCCCTCGATGGTTGCTGCGAGTTCCTTGCGGCCGGAGAGGAGGGCACGCTCGACGCCCTCAAATGCGCCGCGTGCAACTGCCACCGCAATTTCCACCGGAAGGAGCCCGCGGAAGGAGGTGGTGGGGCCATTCTTCCCCACCAACACACCCAGCAGCCGTTCTCAGCTTACTACCGCCACCCTTATCCGCCCACGCCATCGGGTTACCTCCACCTGACCCCGGCGCAGCCGCATAGACCTCTGGCCTTGCCCGCGGCTGGGTCGGGCGGGTCGCACAGCAGGGAGGAAGGGGATGACGTGTCGAACCCGAGTTCTAGCGGGGGCGGCGGGAGTGGAGTTGGGCTGTTGAAAAAGAGATTTAGGACCAAGTTTACGGCGGAGCAGAAGGAGAAGATGGTGGAGTTTGCTGAGAAGGTGGGGTGGCGGATTCAGAAGCACGACGAGGCGGCGGTGGAGGAGTTCTGCGCCGACAGTGGGGTGAAACGACAGGTGCTCAAGGTTTGGATGCACAACAACAAGCACACTATCGGTAAGAAGCCCTAA